One segment of Capnocytophaga sp. oral taxon 878 DNA contains the following:
- a CDS encoding DUF1877 family protein, whose protein sequence is MARLGVFYALSDEQVDAIAEQDDDKMYAYMLNTIEENLLGTPKSYQIDKAWEGIHYCLCEGDWYKEEGIAPNIVFGGYLLLDHNDCIIFVNDLDNIQKIIDYLEENNLQEIIKKNFEKIPSDYSYTKNEEELNYLLSWSKGVLDFYKYALKNQLNTIFTVDL, encoded by the coding sequence ATGGCACGATTAGGCGTTTTTTATGCACTTAGTGATGAGCAAGTAGATGCTATTGCAGAACAAGATGATGACAAGATGTATGCTTATATGCTCAACACTATTGAAGAAAATCTCTTGGGTACACCCAAAAGTTATCAGATAGATAAAGCGTGGGAAGGCATTCACTATTGTCTTTGTGAGGGTGATTGGTACAAAGAAGAAGGAATAGCTCCTAATATTGTTTTTGGAGGTTATTTATTATTAGATCATAATGATTGTATAATATTTGTGAATGACCTCGATAATATTCAAAAAATTATAGACTATCTTGAAGAGAATAATCTACAAGAGATTATCAAAAAGAATTTTGAAAAAATTCCCTCAGACTACTCATATACTAAAAATGAGGAAGAACTTAACTATTTGTTGAGTTGGAGCAAAGGGGTATTAGATTTTTATAAATATGCTTTGAAGAACCAACTAAATACTATTTTTACCGTAGATCTTTAA
- a CDS encoding ABC-F family ATP-binding cassette domain-containing protein produces MLSVSNLSVQFGKRVLFDEVNVTFTQGNCYGIIGANGAGKSTFLKILSGKQEPTSGRVILEPGKRMSVLEQDHYAYDDYTVLDTVIMGNKVLSKVKKEMDELYADYSDEHAERIGELQIQFDEMNGWNAESDAAALLSNLGISEDMHYTLMSEMDGKLKVRVLLAQALFGNPDVLIMDEPTNDLDFETIGWLENFLANYDNTVIVVSHDRHFLDAVCTHISDIDFGKINHFSGNYTFWYESSQLAARQRAQQNKKAEEKAKELQEFIARFSANVAKSKQATSRKKMLEKLNIEEIKPSSRRYPAIIFDRDREAGDQILHVENLAASIDGQVLFQNVDINLAKDDKVAVISKDSRATTAFYEILNGNLKPDAGTFAWGITTSQSYLPVDNSDFFTQDLSLVDWLRQWAKTEEEREEVYVRGFLGKMLFSGEEALKNCKVLSGGEKVRCMLSRMMMLRANVLMLNEPTNHLDLESITAFNNSLKNFKGTVLFTTHDHEFSQTVANRIIELTPSGIIDRYMTFDEYMDDKNIQELREKMYKQ; encoded by the coding sequence ATGTTATCAGTATCCAATTTATCCGTACAATTCGGAAAACGTGTCCTCTTCGATGAGGTAAACGTAACTTTTACACAAGGCAACTGCTACGGCATCATCGGTGCCAATGGGGCAGGAAAATCTACTTTCCTTAAAATCCTTTCAGGCAAGCAAGAACCTACTTCGGGACGTGTGATCCTTGAACCAGGCAAGCGTATGTCGGTACTCGAACAAGACCACTACGCTTACGACGACTACACCGTTTTAGACACGGTGATTATGGGCAACAAAGTCCTCTCCAAAGTCAAAAAAGAGATGGACGAACTCTATGCCGACTATTCCGATGAACACGCCGAACGCATCGGTGAGCTACAAATACAGTTCGATGAGATGAACGGCTGGAATGCCGAGAGTGATGCGGCAGCCCTGCTCTCCAATTTGGGCATCTCTGAGGATATGCACTATACCCTAATGTCCGAAATGGACGGCAAGCTCAAAGTACGTGTGCTTTTGGCACAAGCCCTCTTCGGTAACCCCGATGTACTCATAATGGACGAGCCTACGAACGACCTCGACTTTGAGACCATTGGCTGGTTGGAGAACTTTTTGGCTAATTACGACAATACAGTGATTGTCGTTTCCCACGACCGCCACTTCCTCGATGCCGTTTGTACGCATATCTCGGATATTGACTTTGGAAAAATCAACCATTTTTCGGGTAACTATACTTTCTGGTACGAAAGTAGTCAGCTGGCAGCCCGCCAACGTGCGCAACAGAACAAGAAGGCGGAAGAGAAAGCCAAAGAGTTGCAGGAATTTATTGCGCGCTTTAGTGCCAACGTGGCAAAATCAAAGCAGGCGACTTCTCGTAAGAAGATGTTGGAGAAACTCAATATCGAGGAAATCAAACCGTCTTCCCGTCGTTACCCTGCCATCATTTTCGACCGTGACCGCGAGGCTGGCGACCAAATTCTACACGTGGAAAACCTCGCTGCGTCTATTGACGGACAGGTATTGTTCCAAAATGTAGATATTAACCTTGCCAAAGACGACAAAGTAGCCGTGATTTCTAAGGATTCACGCGCCACCACTGCCTTTTATGAGATTCTCAACGGCAACCTCAAGCCCGATGCGGGTACTTTTGCGTGGGGTATCACCACTTCGCAGTCTTACCTGCCCGTGGATAACTCCGATTTCTTCACCCAAGACCTTTCCTTGGTGGATTGGTTGCGCCAATGGGCAAAAACAGAGGAAGAGCGCGAGGAAGTATATGTGCGCGGGTTCTTGGGCAAGATGCTTTTCAGTGGCGAGGAAGCCCTTAAAAACTGCAAAGTGCTCTCAGGAGGCGAGAAAGTGCGCTGTATGCTCAGCCGTATGATGATGTTGCGCGCCAATGTGCTAATGCTCAACGAACCTACCAACCATTTGGATTTGGAGAGTATCACTGCCTTCAACAACTCGCTGAAAAACTTCAAAGGCACCGTGCTTTTCACCACCCACGACCATGAATTTTCACAAACTGTCGCCAATCGTATCATCGAGCTTACCCCTAGTGGCATTATCGACCGTTATATGACCTTTGATGAGTATATGGATGACAAGAATATTCAGGAATTGAGGGAGAAGATGTACAAACAATGA
- a CDS encoding DUF2971 domain-containing protein: protein MEIYKYQPISEYFWKNLINDELWFNNPRNFNDWYDSNLPLNFDYTRTEIEEFIKHSYYNNFGNLERFEEMFSKDIDHLSSNKLEREKYFKDITDHYINNHIGITCFSKEGINTGLWGYYGDNKGVCLVFDSEKDKEYFKNLYNVTYVEKLPSIKLRLEFLPDDLRDYLTIKTTNWKYEDEIRLFRHKSGNDKYDISSLIKVIFGMKTNPKDINKIRSICLLKNKDIKFYRTEDGGGNFVLKEF, encoded by the coding sequence ATGGAAATATACAAATATCAACCTATTAGTGAGTATTTTTGGAAGAATCTCATAAATGATGAATTGTGGTTTAATAACCCACGTAACTTTAATGATTGGTATGATTCAAATCTTCCTTTAAATTTTGATTACACAAGAACAGAAATAGAAGAATTTATAAAACATTCTTATTATAATAATTTTGGAAATCTTGAAAGATTTGAGGAAATGTTTAGTAAGGATATAGATCATTTATCTTCAAATAAATTAGAACGAGAAAAATACTTTAAAGATATAACTGATCATTATATAAATAACCATATAGGAATTACTTGTTTTTCTAAAGAGGGAATAAATACTGGTTTATGGGGGTATTATGGAGATAATAAGGGAGTATGTCTTGTTTTTGATTCAGAAAAGGATAAAGAATATTTTAAGAATTTATATAATGTAACTTATGTAGAGAAATTACCTTCAATTAAATTAAGATTAGAGTTTTTGCCTGATGATTTAAGAGATTATCTAACCATAAAAACTACTAATTGGAAATATGAAGATGAAATAAGATTGTTTCGGCATAAATCAGGAAACGATAAATATGATATTAGCTCTCTAATAAAGGTTATTTTTGGTATGAAGACAAATCCCAAAGATATTAATAAAATAAGATCTATTTGTTTACTTAAAAATAAGGATATTAAATTTTATAGAACTGAAGATGGAGGTGGTAATTTTGTTTTGAAAGAGTTTTGA
- a CDS encoding GyrI-like domain-containing protein: MKIIGISVRTTNQNEQAMQDIGNLWQRFFSEQLLAKIPNKVSDAIYSIYTDYQKDYTEPYTCIIGVEVTTLSTIPDGLEGREFPEQTFEKFVAKGTMPQAVGAMWQHIWDNDATLNRTYIYDYERYTEKSQQGDASEVDIFIGVKENK; encoded by the coding sequence ATGAAAATCATCGGAATCAGTGTACGCACTACCAATCAGAACGAACAAGCGATGCAAGACATCGGAAACCTTTGGCAACGCTTTTTTAGCGAGCAACTTTTGGCAAAAATACCCAATAAGGTAAGCGATGCCATTTACAGCATCTACACCGATTACCAAAAGGACTATACCGAGCCTTATACTTGTATAATAGGAGTAGAAGTTACCACGCTCAGCACGATTCCCGACGGCTTAGAAGGCAGGGAATTCCCTGAACAAACTTTTGAAAAGTTTGTAGCCAAAGGCACAATGCCTCAAGCAGTAGGGGCGATGTGGCAACATATCTGGGACAACGACGCCACGCTCAATCGCACTTATATATATGACTATGAGCGCTACACCGAGAAGTCTCAGCAAGGGGATGCCTCCGAAGTAGATATTTTTATAGGCGTAAAAGAGAACAAATAA
- a CDS encoding DUF1569 domain-containing protein produces the protein MKNLYNEVDKNEILNRLENLKVDAVRQWGKMNIVQMLAHLNVSLETPLGKNFPKRAFIGRLIGKLVKKRFINDQPMPKNSPTDKMYVITDISMEDFEKEKQRAKELITLFYNNGREKCSQHPHSFFGKLTPDEWGILQWKHFDHHLRQFGA, from the coding sequence ATGAAAAATTTATATAACGAAGTAGATAAGAACGAAATACTCAATCGGTTAGAGAATCTGAAAGTAGATGCCGTACGTCAGTGGGGAAAGATGAACATTGTACAGATGTTAGCCCACTTGAACGTTTCTTTAGAAACTCCTTTAGGGAAAAACTTCCCCAAGCGGGCATTTATCGGTAGGCTTATAGGAAAATTGGTAAAGAAAAGGTTTATCAACGACCAGCCTATGCCTAAAAATTCCCCTACTGATAAGATGTATGTCATCACAGACATTTCTATGGAGGATTTTGAGAAAGAAAAGCAACGAGCTAAAGAGCTGATCACCCTTTTTTATAACAATGGAAGGGAAAAATGCAGTCAGCACCCGCATTCTTTCTTTGGCAAACTCACTCCCGACGAGTGGGGAATCCTGCAATGGAAGCATTTTGACCATCATCTGCGACAATTCGGGGCGTAA
- a CDS encoding SMI1/KNR4 family protein — protein MTTTFNFELFKKRLNLFLEKIEDLGGETDPLTIEKPATEEEIKAVEAKLGYTLPPHFREVLLENTAHLEFGWDIDDIIDEEDISLPDKLAEIFRGKLLFGLDLLLGYEEDRQDWEGDAYPNSDKEYDRVWHNKMSFFQVGNGDYIAIELEPENYGKVVYLSHDGSENHGLYIADNFKEFLMNYAAVGCTGGEDWQWEPFYTKDKGIDPTSKNTKTWYKVLGINPKELEG, from the coding sequence ATGACAACAACTTTCAATTTTGAGCTTTTTAAAAAGCGTTTAAACCTATTTTTAGAAAAGATAGAAGACCTTGGTGGTGAGACTGACCCTCTTACGATAGAAAAACCCGCTACCGAGGAAGAAATCAAAGCCGTAGAGGCAAAATTAGGCTATACACTACCTCCACATTTCCGTGAAGTACTCTTGGAAAACACCGCTCATTTGGAGTTTGGGTGGGATATTGATGATATTATAGATGAGGAAGACATTTCTTTACCTGATAAACTAGCTGAAATCTTTCGTGGAAAGTTGCTTTTTGGGCTGGATTTGCTTTTAGGCTATGAGGAAGATCGCCAAGACTGGGAAGGGGACGCATATCCGAATTCCGATAAAGAATACGACCGTGTTTGGCATAATAAAATGTCCTTTTTCCAAGTAGGTAACGGTGATTATATCGCTATTGAGTTAGAACCAGAGAATTATGGCAAGGTTGTGTATCTCAGCCACGATGGTAGTGAGAATCACGGGCTTTATATAGCCGATAACTTTAAAGAATTCCTGATGAACTACGCCGCTGTGGGTTGTACTGGAGGCGAGGATTGGCAATGGGAACCTTTTTATACCAAAGACAAAGGCATAGACCCTACCTCAAAGAACACCAAAACTTGGTACAAGGTATTGGGGATAAACCCAAAGGAGTTGGAAGGGTAA
- a CDS encoding SMI1/KNR4 family protein, translating to MAIPFNFELFKKRLNLFLSKIEALGGATEPLTIEKPATEEEIKAVETQLGYTLPPHFREVLLENTAHLEFYWDVNDVTIEDESIIPDALAHIYCGELLFGLDLLLDYEKHRKEWAADVFPNYEDPKDRIWYNKLCFHINANGDYIAIELEPENYGKVVYLSHDSASNLGTYLADNFKEFLMNYASVGCTGGEDWQWEPFYTAGRGIDPTSENAQVWQKVLGIKPKELEG from the coding sequence ATGGCGATACCCTTTAATTTTGAGCTTTTTAAAAAGCGTCTAAACTTATTTCTTAGTAAAATAGAAGCTCTTGGTGGGGCTACAGAACCTCTTACAATAGAAAAACCCGCTACCGAGGAGGAAATCAAAGCAGTAGAGACACAATTAGGCTATACATTGCCTCCTCATTTCCGCGAAGTGCTTTTGGAAAATACCGCTCATTTGGAGTTTTATTGGGATGTGAATGATGTAACTATTGAAGATGAATCTATAATACCCGATGCCTTGGCGCACATCTATTGCGGAGAATTACTCTTTGGGTTGGATTTGCTTTTGGATTATGAGAAACATCGCAAGGAATGGGCAGCAGATGTTTTCCCTAATTATGAAGACCCAAAAGACCGCATTTGGTACAACAAATTGTGTTTTCATATCAATGCTAACGGCGATTATATTGCTATTGAGTTAGAGCCAGAGAACTATGGTAAGGTTGTGTACCTCAGCCACGATAGTGCAAGCAATCTCGGCACTTATTTAGCTGATAATTTTAAGGAATTCCTGATGAACTACGCCTCTGTAGGTTGTACTGGAGGTGAGGATTGGCAATGGGAACCCTTTTATACTGCAGGCAGAGGCATAGATCCAACCTCAGAGAACGCTCAAGTGTGGCAAAAGGTATTGGGGATAAAACCAAAGGAGTTGGAAGGGTAA
- a CDS encoding DUF6707 family protein — protein MNIEILAPYCTTAKQQKLLEKLRKKLSLKSSKDLQTIYELVERLFVGKQYEGLLAFLPEVLAVPFARNFDLWYPIEHSLALIAEVPTITPEQRKACFLHFKSVTDYKGLPDFQDMYDNYFQDYLALYFVNNTLEYLQKSIAEKETSYEFSYRIYLITAASLVKLINEEVDYKTLEFPDEDRQPSYNSREELQDYMNTLITEQLTALQDKKFVKYY, from the coding sequence ATGAATATAGAAATTTTAGCACCTTATTGCACTACTGCAAAACAGCAAAAGCTCCTTGAAAAGCTCCGCAAAAAGCTTTCACTCAAAAGTAGTAAAGACCTACAAACTATTTATGAACTCGTGGAGCGTCTGTTTGTAGGCAAACAATACGAAGGCTTATTAGCTTTCTTGCCTGAAGTACTTGCAGTGCCTTTTGCCAGAAATTTTGACTTATGGTATCCCATAGAACACTCTTTAGCGCTCATCGCCGAAGTGCCTACCATCACACCAGAACAACGCAAAGCGTGTTTCCTACACTTTAAAAGCGTTACCGATTACAAAGGCTTACCTGATTTTCAAGATATGTATGATAACTATTTCCAAGATTATTTGGCACTTTACTTTGTAAACAATACTTTGGAATATCTTCAGAAGAGTATAGCAGAGAAAGAAACTTCTTATGAATTTTCATATCGTATATACTTAATCACAGCTGCTTCACTTGTAAAACTTATCAATGAAGAAGTAGATTACAAAACACTTGAATTTCCCGATGAGGATCGCCAACCTTCTTATAACAGCAGGGAAGAGCTCCAAGACTATATGAATACCCTTATAACAGAACAACTCACTGCCTTGCAGGATAAGAAATTTGTAAAGTATTATTAA
- a CDS encoding DUF6707 family protein, which translates to MNIEILAPYCTTAKQQKLLEKLRKKLSLKSSKDLQTVNELVERLFVSKQYEGLLAFLPEVLAVPFARNFDLWYPIEHSLALIAEVPTITPEQRKACFLHFKSVTEYKGLPDFQEIYDYYFQDYLALCFVNDALEYIQKSIAEKETSYEFSYRIYLITAASLVKLINEEVDYKTLEFPKEDRQPSYNSREELQDYMNTLIAEQLTALQDKKFIKYY; encoded by the coding sequence ATGAATATAGAAATTTTAGCACCTTATTGCACTACTGCAAAACAGCAAAAACTCCTTGAAAAGCTCCGCAAAAAGCTTTCACTCAAAAGTAGTAAAGACCTACAAACAGTTAATGAACTCGTGGAGCGTCTGTTTGTAAGCAAACAATACGAAGGCTTATTAGCTTTCTTGCCAGAAGTACTTGCAGTGCCTTTTGCCAGAAATTTTGACTTATGGTATCCCATAGAGCACTCTTTAGCGCTCATTGCTGAAGTGCCTACCATCACCCCAGAACAACGCAAAGCGTGTTTCCTACACTTTAAAAGCGTTACCGAATATAAAGGATTACCAGATTTTCAAGAGATATATGATTACTATTTCCAAGATTATTTAGCGCTCTGTTTTGTTAATGATGCTTTGGAATATATTCAGAAAAGTATAGCAGAGAAAGAAACTTCTTATGAATTTTCATATCGTATATACTTAATCACAGCTGCTTCACTTGTAAAACTTATCAATGAAGAAGTAGATTACAAAACACTTGAATTTCCCAAGGAGGATCGCCAACCTTCTTATAACAGCAGGGAAGAGCTCCAAGACTATATGAATACCCTTATAGCAGAACAACTCACTGCCTTGCAAGATAAGAAATTTATAAAGTATTACTAA
- a CDS encoding DUF6707 family protein, translated as MNIEILTPYCTTAKQQKLLEKLGKKFSLKSSKDLQTIYELVGCLFVSKQYEGLLAFLPEVLAVPFAENFDLWYPIENSFCLIAAIPTISPEERKACFSHFKTVSDFKSTKGAQEAFDYYFHRYLSLYFVNENLNDLEEIDEYPASYQLWIHIAIIASASAVKLINEEVDYKTLNFPNWISKPTYNSREELQNYMDTLIAEQLTALQDKKFVKYY; from the coding sequence ATGAATATAGAAATTTTAACACCTTATTGCACTACTGCAAAACAGCAAAAACTCCTTGAAAAACTCGGCAAAAAGTTTTCACTCAAAAGTAGTAAAGACCTACAAACTATTTATGAACTTGTAGGATGTCTATTTGTAAGCAAACAATACGAAGGCTTATTAGCTTTCTTGCCAGAAGTGCTTGCAGTGCCTTTTGCCGAAAATTTTGACCTATGGTATCCTATAGAAAATTCTTTTTGTTTGATTGCAGCCATACCTACCATATCTCCAGAAGAGCGTAAAGCGTGTTTCTCTCATTTTAAAACTGTAAGCGATTTTAAAAGTACTAAAGGAGCTCAGGAGGCTTTTGATTACTATTTTCATCGATATTTATCACTCTATTTTGTTAATGAAAATTTAAACGATTTAGAAGAAATAGATGAATATCCTGCCTCTTATCAACTTTGGATTCATATAGCAATTATTGCCAGCGCTTCTGCTGTAAAACTCATCAATGAAGAAGTAGATTATAAAACCCTCAACTTCCCCAATTGGATCTCCAAACCTACTTATAACAGCAGGGAAGAACTCCAAAACTATATGGATACCCTTATAGCTGAACAACTCACCGCCTTGCAGGATAAGAAATTTGTAAAGTATTACTAA
- a CDS encoding lipopolysaccharide assembly protein LapB, whose product MLPEEENYAVSKFESMLKENNILFFDVDEFEEIVEYYVEYGRISKAKRALEIGLSQHPDASSLKLLNAEQLVFEDRLEEASEILNELLVLEPMNAEVHAQQANLYSKMNKHHRAIELLQYALTLTDDVSNIYALIAMEYLYVEDYTNAKNYFIKCLEQDPQDYTALQQLVFCYEVLGDVQEATSFLNHYLDQNPYCEVAWYYLGRLYLAIGDYKNALRCFDFAIISDDTFTGAYFEKARVLEMLEDYEKAIENYKITLTLDDPSALAYLHIGRCHEKMHNDEKAEEYYFKATHEDPQLDRAWITLADFYYFRRNYEKALKYIQKVLTFEPNEPYYWRRYAELNYYHFQNLEEAEYGYRKAVQNDDYSYTTLIEWIDLMLLTEKYKEALPIIAEVVQIYPHELENYFRIAFAYYGIGDTESAEHYYALGVKHTPEWQVFFENKFNFKMQ is encoded by the coding sequence ATGTTACCAGAAGAAGAAAACTACGCCGTTAGCAAATTTGAATCAATGCTCAAAGAGAATAATATTCTCTTTTTTGACGTGGATGAATTTGAAGAAATTGTAGAATATTACGTAGAATATGGGCGTATTAGTAAAGCCAAACGTGCCTTAGAGATTGGATTATCGCAACACCCTGATGCGTCTTCACTGAAATTGCTAAATGCTGAGCAACTGGTGTTTGAAGACCGTTTGGAGGAAGCGTCAGAAATTCTCAATGAATTGCTCGTGCTTGAACCTATGAATGCCGAAGTACACGCACAGCAGGCTAATCTGTATTCTAAAATGAATAAACATCATCGTGCTATTGAGTTGTTGCAATATGCCCTCACTCTTACTGATGATGTATCTAATATTTATGCCTTAATAGCAATGGAATACCTCTATGTAGAGGATTATACCAATGCTAAAAACTATTTTATCAAATGTTTAGAACAAGACCCTCAGGACTATACAGCGCTACAACAGTTAGTATTCTGTTATGAAGTTTTAGGCGATGTACAAGAGGCTACTTCTTTCTTAAATCATTACTTGGATCAAAATCCTTATTGTGAAGTTGCTTGGTATTATCTCGGCAGACTCTATTTGGCTATTGGTGATTACAAAAATGCTTTGCGCTGTTTTGACTTTGCCATTATTAGCGATGATACTTTTACTGGGGCTTACTTTGAAAAAGCACGTGTACTTGAAATGTTAGAAGATTATGAAAAGGCTATAGAAAACTATAAAATCACTCTTACTTTGGATGACCCTTCGGCTTTGGCTTACTTACACATAGGGCGTTGCCATGAGAAGATGCACAATGATGAAAAGGCTGAAGAATACTACTTTAAAGCTACCCATGAAGACCCTCAGCTAGATAGAGCGTGGATTACTTTAGCTGATTTCTACTATTTTAGGCGCAATTATGAAAAGGCTTTAAAATATATACAAAAAGTGCTTACTTTTGAACCTAATGAGCCTTATTATTGGCGACGTTATGCCGAACTGAATTACTATCATTTTCAAAACTTAGAAGAAGCAGAATATGGCTACAGAAAGGCTGTACAGAATGATGATTATTCATACACAACCCTTATTGAATGGATTGACCTAATGTTACTTACTGAAAAGTATAAGGAAGCCCTACCTATCATAGCTGAAGTAGTACAAATATACCCACACGAACTAGAGAATTATTTTCGTATTGCCTTTGCCTATTATGGTATAGGTGATACCGAAAGTGCTGAGCACTATTATGCTTTGGGAGTAAAACATACTCCTGAATGGCAAGTGTTTTTTGAAAATAAGTTTAACTTTAAAATGCAATAA
- a CDS encoding lipopolysaccharide biosynthesis protein, translated as MGIVLRQSFKNVIATYLGFAIGALNTLFLFTYFLSKSEYGLVSYVTSTATILSPVIAFGVHNTLIRYYTAYQDKKEQARFSLMLCFLPLLVIIPATLVGVSCYEEIAQWLSAKNTEVRPYVLLIFLTSVVMAYFEIAYAWARVQLKTVWGNFLKEVFHRVGVMLLLLAVYLQCINFEQLMWGVFWVYALRMLLMFVSAFYVHRPQLAWGLPTNKKDVFLYSLFVILSGSVASVLMDIDKFMLNQYLPIGEIAVYNVAIFTATVIAIPYRSMYQIVSPMTAQFMNQNKSEELSDLYKRSTINTYFVSMVICVLIIVNAQQYYALLPNKDYNMGLMVLIIVSVVKLSDALVGFSNAVLLNSPYYRTVLFLGVFLVIGTVLMNMWLIPLYGINGAGFATLLAFTSYNLLKSGFVYHKYGLQPFYKETLRTTLFGIVSIGGFFFWDFSFHPLVNIGLKSLLVVGVSVFFLLKLNLSEELIKLIRRFGKG; from the coding sequence ATGGGAATAGTGCTCCGTCAATCGTTTAAAAATGTGATTGCTACCTATTTGGGCTTTGCCATAGGGGCACTGAATACCCTTTTCCTATTTACCTATTTCCTCTCAAAAAGTGAATATGGATTGGTGAGTTATGTAACTTCGACGGCCACCATATTATCGCCTGTTATTGCTTTTGGGGTACACAACACTCTTATACGTTATTATACTGCTTATCAGGACAAAAAAGAGCAAGCTAGGTTTAGCTTAATGCTCTGCTTTTTGCCCTTATTGGTTATTATACCTGCTACCCTTGTAGGGGTAAGTTGTTATGAAGAAATAGCCCAATGGCTTTCGGCAAAGAATACAGAAGTACGCCCTTATGTATTGCTTATCTTCCTTACCTCGGTAGTGATGGCCTATTTTGAAATAGCTTATGCGTGGGCCAGAGTACAGCTAAAAACTGTTTGGGGTAATTTTTTAAAAGAAGTATTTCATAGGGTAGGGGTGATGCTCCTTCTGTTGGCTGTTTATTTGCAGTGTATTAACTTTGAGCAGTTGATGTGGGGAGTATTTTGGGTATATGCATTGCGTATGCTCTTGATGTTTGTTTCTGCTTTTTATGTACACAGACCGCAACTGGCGTGGGGACTTCCTACTAATAAGAAAGATGTTTTTTTGTATAGTTTGTTTGTGATTTTATCGGGGTCGGTAGCTTCGGTGTTAATGGATATTGATAAGTTTATGCTCAACCAGTACTTGCCTATTGGTGAGATTGCGGTGTATAATGTGGCTATTTTTACGGCTACGGTAATTGCGATTCCTTACCGAAGTATGTACCAAATAGTGAGTCCGATGACGGCACAGTTTATGAACCAAAACAAGAGCGAAGAGCTTTCTGACTTATACAAACGCAGTACAATTAATACTTATTTTGTGAGTATGGTTATCTGTGTGCTTATTATTGTAAATGCGCAGCAGTATTATGCTTTATTGCCGAATAAGGACTACAATATGGGGCTTATGGTGCTAATTATTGTATCGGTAGTAAAGTTATCGGATGCTTTGGTGGGTTTTAGCAATGCTGTGTTACTCAATTCGCCTTACTATCGTACGGTGCTGTTTTTGGGTGTTTTTTTGGTTATAGGGACTGTTTTGATGAATATGTGGCTTATTCCTCTTTACGGGATTAATGGGGCTGGATTTGCTACTCTTTTGGCTTTTACTTCATACAACCTACTGAAGTCGGGGTTTGTGTACCACAAATACGGCTTACAGCCTTTTTATAAGGAAACATTACGGACTACCCTCTTTGGCATTGTGAGCATAGGGGGCTTCTTCTTTTGGGACTTTTCATTTCACCCTCTTGTAAATATTGGCTTAAAATCATTACTTGTAGTGGGAGTGAGTGTTTTTTTTCTTCTTAAATTAAATCTTTCGGAAGAGCTTATAAAGCTAATTCGTAGATTTGGCAAAGGGTAA